The Sporosarcina sp. 6E9 genome segment CTGAATCCAAAAATGAACCTAATATATTTGCGACGTGGTGTAGCATCGCCTGACGTTGACCGAGATGCGAAAGCGTTACGATACTATTTTTGTTATTCGGTGTCACAATAACCCCGATCGCTCTTTCTTGAATGATTTTACGAGAGTCGATTAGCCCGACATTCTTCATTAAAATATCGCTGACAAATAGTGTAGGTCCCTCGAATCGAATTTCACCTTCTTCAATATCAGCGATGGATAACAATAACTTTCCGGACATGTTCTTCTTAACGACAAAGAGCATTACGATACCACTAATGATTCCTAAGAATATGTTGATGACGGAAAACAACGTAGTCACTAAACCAGTAAACATAACCAGGTAATTCCGGCTCTCAAACGCCTGCGCCATTCCTTCGATAAATGGCGTACCGCGTTTCACCAATTCTTCCGTATCTACTTTTTCAAGCGTATCTCTTTCCATTTTACGAACTTCGCGAAACTGTGTGGCAGCTAATCCTAGAAAGGTGACTGCTGTCCAATCTGATTCGAGAAATGCCGGAATCGCAACAGCCCCGATGAAAGCAGCGATAAATCCAAATGAAAGGTGAATAATTCGTCCTTGTGGGTAAGTCGGGTATTGTCGGAAATCGGTACGTAATAATGTAAAACGAGAAATAAATCCAAAAGATATCCCAATCACGACTGCCACCAAATAATTGTTATCCATTATCCCTCTCCTATTCACTGAAATTAAAGCTTATTTGTCTAGCTTAACCAAAACATGGCGCTTTCTAACCGTGCTGATTAAAGAATAAAGCGATACATTTATGGTGAAAACTAACTGTGAGAGGAAGTGGTATAGAATGAAGGATTTCCAGCAATTGATTTTAGAAGTTTTAAAAGACAAAGAACCTTCTGCACTTGCGACAATCGTTGATGTAAAAGGATCTGCTTATCGAAAAGAAGGTGCTTCAATGATTATCAAAGCAGATGATTCGCACGTGGGCGTGTTAAGCGGCGGTTGTCTTGAACAAGATTTGCATTTCCGTGCAAAGGAAATATTCGTTTCTGGACACTCAAAAGTTTTCGAGTATGATCTAAGCGCGGAAGATGATCTTGGCTGGGGACTCGGAGCTGGTTGTAATGGTATCGTTTCTGTATTAATTCGCAATATCGATTGTTGTTTTCGGATATCGCTCCTGACTATAACCAGACACCTTTCGAATAAGAGCCCAGTGCTTTTTATACAATCAATGAAAGAC includes the following:
- a CDS encoding YIEGIA family protein — its product is MDNNYLVAVVIGISFGFISRFTLLRTDFRQYPTYPQGRIIHLSFGFIAAFIGAVAIPAFLESDWTAVTFLGLAATQFREVRKMERDTLEKVDTEELVKRGTPFIEGMAQAFESRNYLVMFTGLVTTLFSVINIFLGIISGIVMLFVVKKNMSGKLLLSIADIEEGEIRFEGPTLFVSDILMKNVGLIDSRKIIQERAIGVIVTPNNKNSIVTLSHLGQRQAMLHHVANILGSFLDSGEPALVPMAKRDMEDGRIALFIMPREKDFEQIKTVLEHVPVLDSALRLPSTANTK